In Hahella sp. HNIBRBA332, the genomic window TGCGCAAACCCGCACGCCGATATTCAGCCACCTGCTCCACCAGCGCCGCCTCGTCGCCGCCATTCTCCGTGAACTCGACCACCACACGCTGCGGATCGATGCCAGCTTCATGAATCATGCGGATCGTGGGAACCTGCTCTTCCTCGCAGCTTTTACGCATCCATTCAGGGGAAATGTTGAGAGTGAGGAAGCAATCCGGAGGGAGGGTTTGAGCGGTTTCTAGCGCCTGCTTGCGCACCATGCGGTCAATATTCAATAACCGCCGTCGGTCAACGCCGGGATCAGAGAATAAGGGGCCAGCGGACATTACTGTACCGTCATCGCGCCGAATCCGCGCCAAGGCTTCATAACCGGCCACCATTCCCCGGTTAATATCGACGATAGGCTGAAAAAAAGGGAGGTACTGATTGCTTTCTGGTTGGACCCCGTCACAGGGTTTGTCCGAGTCTCCGTCAGGGATTCCATCCGGACCTGTCCGCAAACTCGATATGCGCTTCGCAACCGAATCCATTTTTACTCCGAAAGTAAAGAAGGAGGCCAGTAGTACAGCCGATTAGGTTAGGCCATTTGATCATAACCTACTGTAAAGGTTTGAATATTTAGGTGTACTTTAGTAACTGCCACGCTGTTTGGGCAATTTATACCGTGTAACAACCATATTGCAAGGCGACCCCTCGACTTCCTGAGAAAATGAACGCTATTTAATCCATCGACGCCCCATACATGAGTTCCACTCGCATTCCATCCGGTCGACGATCGATTTGCAGCGTCCAGGCCATGGCTTCCGCAATTTCCTGGCAGAGCTTGAGCCCTATGCGGTTACTTTCTTCACGTTCTGTTTCCTCAGAGGGTCCATCCACCTCTTCGTCAACGTTGAGAACGATCAGGCGGCTCTCACTCAGAGTCACGGTAACGGAACCCGCCGCAGTGTGCTGGAACGCATTGCGAATCAGATTAGCGGAGATAATAGTCCAGGGCGTGATCGCTATCGCCGTGACCAAGGTGTCCGGCGCATCCAGTGTGATTGAGACCTGTTTGCTATGCAGCAGGTAACGATGGAAGTCGATCTGCTCCCGGATCGCCGCCGCCAGATCCTCATCGCGGCGAGGCGCGCCTTCCCGCTGCTCCCGTCCCAGCCACAAAAGCGTTTCCGTCATGCTTTGCATGCCATAAGCGGCGCGTTCGATACGCGCCAGTGACGGCGTCAGTTCTTCCGGCGGGTTGCGGCGTTGCAGCAGCTCGACATTGTTGCGCACCACGGCGATGGGCGTGCGTAGTTCGTGACTGGCGTGACGCAAAAAGTCCTTCTCCCGTTGTAGGGCGGTGCGCAGCCGTGCGAAGGCGCTGTGCAGCTTCTCCGCGATATCTGAAAACTCCGCGAAGCCCATCTGCGGCGGTTTTTCCGTCAAGGTATCGAGGTTCAGGTTATGCGCCCAGTGCGCCAGTCGATCCACGCGTCGCCCCACGTATACCAAAAACAAATGAGTGAGAATGATAACGCCGAGGATCACCGCAAGCGCCAGAATGATCTGGCTCACGCGAATACGCCAGATCTGGTGACGCACATCATGCTGTAGCGCGCCCGGCGTAGGATGCCGGGTAATGTAGAGCCATTCGTCGTTCGACAGATGGAAAGGAAACAGAAAGTAGATATCCCCCGGGGCTTTCGGTTCCGACGCTTCATTGCGGAACAGGACTTCAAGATTGGCGGAAACCAGCTCTGACCGATCAAGCCGCGATTGATAGGGCTCAGGCACCGCGGACCAGTCCCGGTAGGACTGCACATATAAACCTGACGGCAACTCCGCCTCAGGATTGTTGGCGAGGCGCTGATCGTAGTCCTGGGCCAGAAAATACATCTCCACCGTCATCGCCTGCTCCAGGCCGCGCCCGAAATACTCTTTCAGCAACAGGGTGTAGATGATCACAATCAGGGTTGCGATCCCCAACAGGTAATAGCGAAAAACCCGTCTGACGGCGAACTCTTTAGCGAACGTCAAATCGCTTCCTCTCCATCGCGCTCCGCCTCACCGCAACGGACGCCTTGTCCCGGCACGGTATGAATCAGCGCGCTGGCGAAGGGCTTGTCCACCGCCATGCGCAATTTGTACAAATGCACTTTGAATGCATTGCTGTCCGGCGGCGAATCCGGCCATAACAGCTGTTCCAGATCGCTCTTGCTCACCACGCCCGGGCTGTGCCGCATCAGCTTTTCCAACAACTGCCAGCCTGTAGGCGTCAGCGTCAACGCTTTGCCCTCGCGCCGCACCTGCCGCTGGTCCAGATCCATCTGCAACGGCCCTACTGTAAGCAAACGCGCCTGACCGCTACGGCGGCGGGACAACGCCTGCAAACGCACAATCAACTCCGCAAAGGCGAACGGCTTCACCAGATAATCATCCGTGCCGGCGCGAAAGCCTTCCACCTTGTCGTCCAGAGTGTCTCGCGCGGTGAGCATAAGCACCGGGGTATCCACGCCTTCTTCTCTCAGTTTGCGACACATGGCCAGCCCGTTCATACGCGGCATATTGATATCCAGCAGCATCACGTCGTAGGCGTTGGCCCGCGCAAGATTATAGCCCGCCACGCCATTGGCGGCGTGGTCGCAACTCATGTTCTCCAGCGCCAGATAATCCAGCACGGTGGTGGCCAGATCGATATCGTCCTCCACCAGCAGCACTCGCAAATGGCCGCTCATAGTCTTTTTCCCATCATCAAACCGCTTCATCAGGCGCGCCCAAAACCGCGTCAGCCGCGCTTTTCCCGTCCGTCTCACGGCGTCGCCCGCCAACCAGACTGCGTAGATCCTCACTGATAGCCAGCAATACCGGGATCAACACCAAAGTGATGACCGTTGCGAAAAGTATACCGTATCCCAGCGCCACTGCCGCCGGGATGAGGAATTGCGCCTGCACGGACGTTTCATAAATCAATGGGGCCAGCCCTACGAAAGTGGTGCTGGATGTCAGCAAGATGGCGCGCAAGCGACTGGCGCAGGCGTGCTTTACCGCTTCTTTGACCGCCATGCCGCCCTGGCGCGCTTCATTAAATTCCGCCACGATCAGCAAGCTGTCGTTCACTACCACGCCCGATAGCGCCAACACACCGAACAGAGACAGCAGACTCATGGAGATGCCCACCATCCAATGTCCCAGAATCGCTCCGACCACGCCGAACGGAATAGCGGTCATGATGATCAACGGTTGCCCGTATGAGCGTAATGGAATCGCCAGTAGCGCATAGATGCCGAATAACACCAGGGCGAACGCTTTGATGAAAGAGGCGCTGGTTTCCGCCTGCTCCGTCGCCTCGCCGCCGAAACTGACCGTCAACCCTGGGTAATCCAGCTGCAGTTTGCGCAGCTCGCCATTCTGCAACGCCGTGAGGATTTCCTGCGGCGACGTGATGTTTTTGTCTACATCCGCCGTCACCACCGCCACTTGTTTGCGATCCACCCGGGTGATTTCGTTAGCGACGTAGGAAGACTCTAGTTTCGCCACGCTCAGCAGCGGCAACACGCGTCCATCATCGGTGCGCACGCGGGCGTTGACCAGGTCGTCCACATGGCTGCGGTCACCGGAGGGATAACGAATCTTCACTTTCACTTCGTCTTTGCCACGTTGAAAGCTCTGCGCTTCGTAACCCTGAAAGTTCTGTTGCACCTGGGCGGACAGCTGCGCCGTGGTCAGTCCCAGCGCGCGCCCGGAGTCGGTCAGTGACAGCGTAATCTGCGGCTGACCAATCTTGAGGGTGCTCTCCATATTCTCCACCCCGGCGTACTCCTGCAGCGCGGCGATCAGTCTGTCGTTGGCCAGGGTCAGGGTTTGGTTGTCATTGGAAGCCAGCTCAACGCGCAGGTCTTCCGGGCCATCAAACGCGGTGATGAACTTCACTGCCCGCGCGCCTTCCACTGCGCCGACCTTCTTCTGCCACAAGGCCGCCACTTCGTCGATAGTCAAAGCGCGCTGGTTCTGCTCCGCCAGTTCGGCGGTGATGGACACGTCGGTTTCCGACGCCACTCTGACTTGCAGGTTGGCGATAATCGGCGCTTCCATCTGCTTCGATTCGATCAACTCGGCGTTCAGGTCCTGCGCCGCTTGCTCAATACGCAACGCCTCGCGCTGGGTCAAACCGTATCCGACATCATCCTGCATGGTCAGTTGCACATTGATGACATCCCCTGGAACATTGGGGAAGAACACGAAGCGCACCGCGCCGGAAGGTATCAGCCCCGCCACCACGATAAACAACGCCAGCATCGCCGCCAGCGTGGCGTAACGGTATTCCAAAAGTACATGCAAGGCGCGGCGATAGTAGCGATGGGTGAAGTGCTCCAGACCCAGCCGTACCTTCTCCTGCATCGCCTCCAGCCAGCGCGCGGCGAAGTGCTTGCGCCCCTGCTGCGCCCTTTCCCGCACATGGGCCAAGTGAGCCGGCAGGATCAGCTTGGATTCGATCAAAGAAAACACCAGACAAAAGATCACCACAATACCGAACTGGGCGAACAGCTGCCCCATCTTGCCTTCCACCAATTGCAGTCCGGCGAACGCCACGATGGTCGTCAACACGCCAAAGGTGGCGGGAACCAGCACGCGCTGCACGCCGCGGATGGTGCTGGCCACATTGGCGCCGCGCTGGCTTTGCTCGGTATGAATGCTTTCGCCGATCACCACGGCGTCATCCACCACGATTCCCAACGCCATAATAAAACCAAACGTGGTGAGCGAATTAATGGTCATGGCGGACAAACCATCCCCCATCAAAAATACCGCGCCGGCAATGGAAATCGGAATGCCTGCGGCGACCCATAGGGCCACACGGAAGTTCAAAAACAACGCCAGCAGCACCAGCACCAGCAGAATGCCTTGCAGGCTGTTCTTGTACATCAGATTCAAACGATCGGCGATGGCGCTGCTTTTGTCATACCAGGTGGCGCTGGAAACGCCTTGCGGCAGGGTTTCACGAAATGCTTCGGTAATCTGCTCCGCCCGCTCCGAGACTTTCATAATGTCGGAATCGCCGATCATCTCCACTTTCAGCGCGATAGAGGGCTCACCGTTGAAACGGGACAGCACCGGCGTATCGTCATAAGCGTCATTGACCTCGGCGATATCTCCCAAAGTGACGCGTGCGCCGTTGGTCAGTTCTTTCACTACGATACTTTCGAAGTCGCGGCGGCGGTATTTCTGGTCGTCTGCTTTGATGACCAGGTAGCCATCCGCGCTCCGCAATTCACCGCCGCTGCGAATCAACGACGATCCGTTGATCGCATCGGACACTTCCGCCAAGGTCATACCGTAAGATTGCAGACGGCTTTCGCTGACCTCCACCGTAATTTCCGGCGTGCGGTCGCCATAGGTAGTCACGCGTTTGATTTCAGAATCAGCGAGCAATTCATCCCTTAATTGGTCCGCCAAATCCTGCAATACATCCTGGTCCGCATCGCCATAGAGTTGGGCCCAGATCGCATGATCCACACGCTCCGCCTGGCTGATGACGGGCTTCTCCGCCGCCTCCGGCAGGTTCTTGATGGCGTCCACGCGGATTTTGACATCCTGATTGAGCTTATCGAGGTCGTAGTCGCTCTCTTTCTCAATAGTCACTGTCACCGATGAGGTGGAGGACTTACTGGTGATCTGCTTGATGCCCTGCACGCTTTGCAGAGCTTCTTCGATCTTGATGGCGACGCCCTCTTCCGCCGCTTTGGCGGAGCCGCTGGAATAGCTGACGCTGACAGTGACTTCATCTGGCGGAAAGGAAGGAAAACCTTCCTTGCGCAGTTCAAAGGCGGTCACCACGCCAGCCAACAGGATCACCGCCATCAACAAGTTGGCGGCGACGGGATTGCGCACGAACCAGGCGACCCAACCTCCGCCGGAATTGAATTGTTTGGAACTCATTGCGCCGTCTCCCGCACAGGATGAACCTGCGCGCCCGGCGCGTAGCCCGCCAAGGGATTACGCACCACCGCCAGGGTCGCGGCGCTTTCCGCTTTCACGTAGATGGAATCGTCGCCAGTGAACAGAATGTCCGGCGTTTCTCTCACCAACTTGTCGTGCTGATCCACGTACCACAGATAGCCGCCGGCGGTCACCGCAGACGCAGGCACTTTCAACACGTTGTCCATATCCGCGCCGCGAATCTCCGCTTCAACAAACGAGCCAGGCAGCAACGCTGTTTCTTGCTGCAACGGCTGCTTGACCTCCACCAACAGCCCCCGCAAACGCGTGGAGGCGTCGATATAATTGTCCAGCCCCACCACCTGAGCGCTCCAGGCGGCGCCATCCGCTTCGATGGAGCGCAGGGTGACGGTGTCAGGCAAGTCCTGCTGCAATAGCCCCCATTGTTGCTGGGTCAGGGACAGGCGCACCTGTACTGCTTCCACGGAATACAACGTTCCAGCTTCCGCGCCCACGTTGACATAATCCCCCAAGGCAACGCTACGGCTGACCACCACGCCATCGAAAGGCGCAATGACCCGGGTGCGCGCCAGATTTTTACTCGCCTGCTCCACCGCCGCTTGAGCGGCTTCAAGCCTGGCTTTGGCGCTG contains:
- a CDS encoding HAMP domain-containing sensor histidine kinase → MTFAKEFAVRRVFRYYLLGIATLIVIIYTLLLKEYFGRGLEQAMTVEMYFLAQDYDQRLANNPEAELPSGLYVQSYRDWSAVPEPYQSRLDRSELVSANLEVLFRNEASEPKAPGDIYFLFPFHLSNDEWLYITRHPTPGALQHDVRHQIWRIRVSQIILALAVILGVIILTHLFLVYVGRRVDRLAHWAHNLNLDTLTEKPPQMGFAEFSDIAEKLHSAFARLRTALQREKDFLRHASHELRTPIAVVRNNVELLQRRNPPEELTPSLARIERAAYGMQSMTETLLWLGREQREGAPRRDEDLAAAIREQIDFHRYLLHSKQVSITLDAPDTLVTAIAITPWTIISANLIRNAFQHTAAGSVTVTLSESRLIVLNVDEEVDGPSEETEREESNRIGLKLCQEIAEAMAWTLQIDRRPDGMRVELMYGASMD
- a CDS encoding response regulator transcription factor; this encodes MSGHLRVLLVEDDIDLATTVLDYLALENMSCDHAANGVAGYNLARANAYDVMLLDINMPRMNGLAMCRKLREEGVDTPVLMLTARDTLDDKVEGFRAGTDDYLVKPFAFAELIVRLQALSRRRSGQARLLTVGPLQMDLDQRQVRREGKALTLTPTGWQLLEKLMRHSPGVVSKSDLEQLLWPDSPPDSNAFKVHLYKLRMAVDKPFASALIHTVPGQGVRCGEAERDGEEAI
- a CDS encoding efflux RND transporter permease subunit, with the translated sequence MSSKQFNSGGGWVAWFVRNPVAANLLMAVILLAGVVTAFELRKEGFPSFPPDEVTVSVSYSSGSAKAAEEGVAIKIEEALQSVQGIKQITSKSSTSSVTVTIEKESDYDLDKLNQDVKIRVDAIKNLPEAAEKPVISQAERVDHAIWAQLYGDADQDVLQDLADQLRDELLADSEIKRVTTYGDRTPEITVEVSESRLQSYGMTLAEVSDAINGSSLIRSGGELRSADGYLVIKADDQKYRRRDFESIVVKELTNGARVTLGDIAEVNDAYDDTPVLSRFNGEPSIALKVEMIGDSDIMKVSERAEQITEAFRETLPQGVSSATWYDKSSAIADRLNLMYKNSLQGILLVLVLLALFLNFRVALWVAAGIPISIAGAVFLMGDGLSAMTINSLTTFGFIMALGIVVDDAVVIGESIHTEQSQRGANVASTIRGVQRVLVPATFGVLTTIVAFAGLQLVEGKMGQLFAQFGIVVIFCLVFSLIESKLILPAHLAHVRERAQQGRKHFAARWLEAMQEKVRLGLEHFTHRYYRRALHVLLEYRYATLAAMLALFIVVAGLIPSGAVRFVFFPNVPGDVINVQLTMQDDVGYGLTQREALRIEQAAQDLNAELIESKQMEAPIIANLQVRVASETDVSITAELAEQNQRALTIDEVAALWQKKVGAVEGARAVKFITAFDGPEDLRVELASNDNQTLTLANDRLIAALQEYAGVENMESTLKIGQPQITLSLTDSGRALGLTTAQLSAQVQQNFQGYEAQSFQRGKDEVKVKIRYPSGDRSHVDDLVNARVRTDDGRVLPLLSVAKLESSYVANEITRVDRKQVAVVTADVDKNITSPQEILTALQNGELRKLQLDYPGLTVSFGGEATEQAETSASFIKAFALVLFGIYALLAIPLRSYGQPLIIMTAIPFGVVGAILGHWMVGISMSLLSLFGVLALSGVVVNDSLLIVAEFNEARQGGMAVKEAVKHACASRLRAILLTSSTTFVGLAPLIYETSVQAQFLIPAAVALGYGILFATVITLVLIPVLLAISEDLRSLVGGRRRETDGKSAADAVLGAPDEAV
- a CDS encoding efflux RND transporter periplasmic adaptor subunit yields the protein MNAIVKPSTEDTARSAANSDAKARRRRKVWVSLLGLTTIPLALWATAYAINNKPAPMQSEKHQSLPAVTVIESTPGAYPYQLRLNGEATPEYELKLKADVAGKVTEVGKVFTAGAHVTKGELLFVIDATDYRAALASARQTLAEADYALQQEQREAEQAERDWRRSGIKTPASDLTLHKPQLASAKARLEAAQAAVEQASKNLARTRVIAPFDGVVVSRSVALGDYVNVGAEAGTLYSVEAVQVRLSLTQQQWGLLQQDLPDTVTLRSIEADGAAWSAQVVGLDNYIDASTRLRGLLVEVKQPLQQETALLPGSFVEAEIRGADMDNVLKVPASAVTAGGYLWYVDQHDKLVRETPDILFTGDDSIYVKAESAATLAVVRNPLAGYAPGAQVHPVRETAQ